CATGGTATGGCAATACCCTAGCCCAGCCCAACAAAACTATATGTTGTAAAAAAAACGTTTCAGTAGCACGACTCAGCCTGTTCGTCGAGTCCCCGACATCTCTCCGGCTCCGCGCGACGGGTGACAGCAGCACCAGTCGGGAATCGGCGCCGGCGCGCCACCCCCATCCTAGCCGGCGGACTCCCTAGGCGGCTAGGCCCTAGCTCTCCACCTTCGTATCCCCAGTCTCCGGGCCGCTTGCcccgtcttcagccacgccggcGCATCCCCAGTCCCCGCGCTGTCGTCTCCAGTCATGCCGGCGCGCTCCCAGCCCCGGCGTCGTCCGCTCTCCAGCTAGGCCGGCGGCAAGCCTGGTATGAACCGAGGATCCTCTTCCCCTCCATTCTCTTCTTCCTTGCAAAATCTCTAACGCTAACTTTCTCTGATCTAATTTGATATTCTGATGTAGCTTTTAGATGTAGCCATCTAGGTAGCAGAATTGTAGAAATTAGCCAGGATGTATTGATTGATTACTTATGCGTATTTAATTTAAGACTTGTTATGCTATTTACTATTTGTATACCGAATCGTGGGTTAATTTTGTACTTCACCGAATTGCTAAATGATTTTTACTGATTTTGGATATGAAAATTTTGGTCCGATATAGGCTCTGTTTGGGCCTGCCTCTTCGCCGCCGCCTCCCATTCCCCTCCGGCCCGGCCCTCCCTCCTCTCGCcagatccgccgccgcctcccattCCCAACGCCgggcctcccctcccccttcgcTGGTGCTCCAGCCAGTGCACCGGCGGCCGTCCCCTCCCCTCCTTCGGATCTCCAGCCAGGGCGccggcggccctcccctccccctccgccGGTACAGCAAGGTGATTAGGTGCTCCAGCAGTTGATTTTCACGGGTGGGACATTTTCCGTGAAGACGCTCAAGGGATCCAGCTTCCAGATCGAAGTGGAACCCACCGACAAGGTACTCATCGCTTGCGCTCCCGATCTGTCGCTATGGTTCTAGTTGCTGGATGTATTGGCGGGGCTGCTTCGCTAGATTTGGCTGCTTGTTAGGTTCGTTTGGGGTCTAGGTTTTGGTTGGTTCCCCTGCGGAGGCGACGAGAGTGTTGGAAGCCGCGAGCAAAGCTGCCGTGGATCCAATCTGTAGGTTGCTGCTTTGGTTCCGGTGGTGCGAGCGGAACAGACGGAACGGAGAGCTGTTGCAGAGTTCGCCTGTGGATTTTCTGGTTTCAGATTGGGTTCCTTCTAGTGATGTTATcgtggatacaggagaactgaTAGTGGCTTGTTTCTAGGCAGCGTGATACCGCATTACCTCGCGGGCACGAGCATTGATTAGTTATTGCCGTTTCAGTTTAGGCTCAGGAGCCATTCTTGACTTGTCGATGTTAGATCGTATCAGTACAAGCTATTTTCTGCCGGTTTGTTTCTAGGCAGCTTCAGGATGTAATGCTGGATTTTCACCTATTTGGTAATGTGGTTGGAGTGGATCAAATAGGTGCATGCGATGGCTGCCATATGTGTGCTTCAGCTGATGGTGGTGCTTCGACGGATGATATGAATATGTGTGCTTTTCCTGATGCTATTGCTAATGCGTTGGTTGAGTGATTCATTGTTAGAAACTTGAGTATTTTGTAGCAATTACATTACCCAAATGGATGTTATTTTCGACTATTATTGTACATTGCAACTTAATGAAACCATATTGCTATCTCAAACTTTAAAaatattcccaccattgcctTCAGATCGTCGTGACGAACCAAAAGAGGTATCATCTGCCTCAGGGGTACATAGGTCAATTCACATCTAGAACAGATAATCTACCAGAAATAATCGGGACAGCCAAATGCCCAGCTTATTCAGACAGCAGATTCTCCAGATCGTGACTTATCGGATAAGCCTGCTCAGCTTATAAGCGAGACTCAGAAACGCTCTCCCAAACAGGGCCATACCCCATGCAAaaatcctagatccgccactgccTTTACTGGGTCTGCTCCTGCCCGAACTCTACCTTAACTTAAGTTGTTTGGCTATTCGTAtccggatctgatctaattactACTGAAATGTATACATGTGATTTTTGGCAAATGTATACATGTGTTTATCCTACTAACTTcgatttttttttaccaaaaaatATTGGCTATACATTTGTACACCCATGTACTAACTTTACTCAGTCTGCCTGTGAACCTGCAATGCTCCTTGTCCAGCTTGCTACATCAACATGAGGCTCAACAAGGTGGAAGTGAACCTTATAAGGCTGCTGGAGGCCGCTCCCCGGCAGCAAAATCaggctaaactagtctatgtatGTAAGAGTTGCTTATATGGATTTCTTAGATAGTTTGATTTCCATCCGGTGTAATTGATTTGACGGAAAAGAAGAAGTCGATGTAGCCTTATTCTGTTTCTTTTTATTAGTGATAGAGAACAATCTCAGGATGTTTTGTTTCAGTACAACACATGGTGTATGAATCTTCTATCACTTTGAATTTGAGTTCTATTTTACTAATTACTTACAGCCTCTGTTCCAGTGCAGTATGTAACCACAGCCCGGGAGCTTTTGGAGCAGCTAGGAGCTGAGACTACACCAGAAGGGATATCAAGGTGCATTATCAGCAATGTCATAGCATCGAAGTTTTTTTGGAACACTGATATACAGATATAGTGATTATTTGTGCGTCACCTAATGTTTCATAAGGTTCCGTAGTTTTAAGGAAAAAGGGAAAATAATctgcggcaaaaaaaaaaaaaaactgttataCATAAATCTTAAAATCGATCTTGCCCATGCATCAGTATCACTATCCACCTTTTGCGTTTTGCATCAATGTAAAATCCTGAGAATACATTCTGATAAGCCTTTTGCATTTTGCTGCTATTTCAATTTGGCTGGCACTGACATTGTGTGTCAATATTTTGTTGTCTTCTATGACTTCACATTCTGATGAGTGACAAAATGACCCCAAAAAGACAAGAATGAGGATCGAGGGCCTTATTATCTTATCAAAATAGCCTTTTTTTATACATAAGCTCTCCACAGAAAAATCATTCTTCTGCCATGAAAGGCCACATGGGTCGCCACTTGATAAATGCATGGTTTCTCATTCAGGTTTACTAAAATTCTGTTCCTGAAGTCAGGGTACTCTTTCTGTACTGCATCTCAAACCCTTGTATAAAAGGTTCATTTTATAAGTTCCTCCAATGTTTTCTTTGCTGGCCTTTGTTTTGATGATAACAGTTTCCGGGCTATTGCTTGGCCTTGTTTTATGAACAATCCTATGCCTGGTTCAGTGGTCTTAGTAATTGGTGTAGCAAAGCAAGCATTTACCTCAGTTAAACTTTCCAACTGCTGCTTCCTACATTTTTTGTGTGATCAGAAAAACATGTTTCTGATGAATTTGTTCCCTTTTCAGCATTTCAAAAGCTAAGCTTTCTGAGTATTCAGAAAAGATTGAAGCACTAGCTTCCAGGCTTGCTGCTTCAGTGGTATGTTTCTATTGTATCGACTCATTTGTTTGAATTGTTTCCATTATCATGCTTAGTTTATTTGCTAGCTCTTCATAGAATTTAAAGCAATCACACCATATGATGTTAATTTTTTATCTGAACCTTTACCTCTTATACCTTTTAGATTGGATAAACTTCTTATTAGTTATTATTATATTCTTGGTTGTGCAGCCTGAAAATGAAAAGCAAATTATTGAAAGCAGAGATGAAATCTCTTATGAAGACGCAAAGCCAGAAAGTCCAATATCTTTATCATCAGGACTGCGAAGGAGATCAACGTAAGTTAAATTTGGTCATTTTCCCTGTTTTCCTTTCTTATGGTTACAGCTACGGAACCAACAGATGAAATTAAATAGAGCCCATGCCGAAGTTGGACCACACCATCAGGAAGGAAAAGGAGATATTGGAGCACCTATAAAATTGGATGCAGAAGCTCAGGCTCACATTGAGAAGCATAGGTATGCCATTTTTGTCTTAATCTGTGAGAAGATATCTCAGGCTCCAGCTCAATGCCCATGTTATTCTTATCCACAGTTTCTTCGTTGCACACGAGCAACCTATATACTGGGTCCATTTGTTGTCTGGTGTCATTACTCACGAAAATTGTTGTGTTGGAAGCTATAACTTGTAAATTGTTGTGTTTGGAAGCTATAATTTGTGCATGCCTATTAGCTTCATTCTTGTTCTAATTGTTTGAAGATATGTGCATCAAATTTTTTTgtgtcatcaaatgaagattgtGCTCTTACTGTTACTTTCTTACCACACAGGAAGCTCCAAGAAGATTTGACTGATGAAATGGTCGAGTTAGCACAGCAACTGAAGGAACGTAGCCTAATGATGAACCAATCTGTGCAGGAGACAGAGAAGGTATTTTTCTTTCATCTAATCCTCGGATTTCTGTTGTGTTGACACAATGGTTTATGTGGATAAAGTTGTATTGATATTGCAATGATGAGCTCCTTCTGTTGCATGCTGTTGAGAATGTTACCTTACCTGCTGATGCAGATCCTTGATTCTACCGAGAGGGCCGTCGAGCAGAGCTTGGCAAGCACGGGCCACGCAACCTCGCGAGCTGCAGAGGTCTACTCACTAGCTTCCAAGACTACGTGCTTCCAGTGGCTTCTAATGTTTGTGATGACCTGCATGTTTGTAATGGTTGTTCTGCTCATAAGGATCACCTGAAGGACGAGGCTGTAGCAGGCACTCAAGTATTCGATTCACCCTTGATTTTGTTTCATGGTAACTCTTTGTGGTCATGGTGTTTTCTGGACCAAGTGTCTTCAAGCAAACAAGCCTGTAGTATGTGAAACTGGAAGACAGCTGCCTGTACAGAGGCTTGATGATTACTATTTTATTGGTCAGTCAGGCCTGAGTGACTCCTTGGACTAATAATATGGAAATTGCTATATTTCATGTGCCTGAATTTTTAAAAATTTTGAGGCAACAATCTCACGCAATTAACTAGTATATTTAAAAAGGCAACTCACATGACCCAATTTACATTTTTTTATTATAGCCAAACAATAAGAAAAAATTATGTTGCCTGAACGACGACAAAAAATTAGACGCCTGAGATGTAGAAGTATAATAATATTAGGGGAATGAGCTGTGGCTTGCTATTTTTGGTTTAGTTTACATTAGCAACTGTGACCCGAAACTGTTTTTGGGGGATTTGGATAAGCTCGCCACTTTCCATGACCCAATTGTTCTCACGAAATTTGAATGTTCCTCGGAAAATAAGGCATGCTAATTCATGTCATACATGAAATAGCCTTGCAAAATTGGTAATGTTAAAATAAAAAATGAGAAGCGATCTGGGCATATTAGTTCTTACAAAATGAGTGTTTTTATGGCGCATCACCTTCGAGAGAAACTGACCATCAAAGTAGCTGTGTTAGTCTGCGTGGCTGCATGCACCTTGTCGCACATACGTAGTCCTAACGACACTCCACTTATGCTTCTTCATAGTGGACGATCAACATTGattaattataataaataataAGAGTTTCTACTGGCAAATAAGCACCAAAATAAGTTCAtcaaaattcaaacaatttcaagctAGTCACCGTAAGATAGAGTATGATTTAAAAAAATGTTGAAACTAGTTTTTGAGGTAAAataaattttctatgaattttctaagattagactatattttaggatttttaatttCATTATTGTCAATGTGAaaatatttgaataaattttgAAAACTTTTGTGTGATTTTTTAGATATTTTAAAAATATGTTTAGTCTAATTTACCTCCTGAACTTGTAGCTTAGTCTAGTTTACCCCTGTTGCGACACTACGTCAGCGAAACCACCAATAAAATCACTCAAGACGCAAAAACAAACAGTTTTAACAAAAAAAATTTTGAGCAACAGTTTGAACAATTGAGAAAACTTAAAAGACTGGTTTTGTAGTTCAGAATTTTGGGTCAAGCTCGGGACAGGCTTTTTATCCGTGGGCTGGCCCGTTAACCGAAATGAACAGCTCTCGCAACAAATCTGGTGACCAGTCcagcaaaaaagaaaaaggcccaATAGGCCACTCGGCCGCCAGTGGGGGCGCCAAAACATTGACCTAATTTTGTATCCGGCTCCTCCGGCCTCATCTCGACTCCGTGGGGGCGCAGCGTGCAAGGCGTAGACCGCAGTCTCCGACAAGCTTAGCAACCAGCGGCCACCGCCAAACGTAAGATGGCGGCGGAGGCCAAACCGGCTGCGGCCAGCGGGGTTGCCGGCGAGATGGAGGTGGAGGCGTACCGCCGCCTATTCCCGGTGGCCTTCCTGGAGCGCCACCTCGGCGAGTCCGTCCGCATCGATGCCCGCCGCCTCAGAGAAGCCCGCCCCACCACCGTCGCCCTCGGCGCCGTCTCCTCCGCGCATGGTTCTGCTCTCGTCCGCCTTGGCGACACCGTAACACGCCCCCACtttcctccccttctctctcctaTGTTTCCCGTCTTGCTTGTCTCGCGCTCTTTAACTGTTCGACGAATTGTCTTTGCAGGCCATGCTCGCGTCGGTCAAGCTCGAGGTGATGTCGCCCTCGGCTGAGCACCCAGACGAAGGATCCGTCGGTTCGTGTTCCATTTTC
This DNA window, taken from Miscanthus floridulus cultivar M001 chromosome 13, ASM1932011v1, whole genome shotgun sequence, encodes the following:
- the LOC136500439 gene encoding uncharacterized protein — its product is MRLNKVEVNLIRLLEAAPRQQNQAKLVYYVTTARELLEQLGAETTPEGISSISKAKLSEYSEKIEALASRLAASVPENEKQIIESRDEISYEDAKPESPISLSSGLRRRSTAHAEVGPHHQEGKGDIGAPIKLDAEAQAHIEKHRKLQEDLTDEMVELAQQLKERSLMMNQSVQETEKILDSTERAVEQSLASTGHATSRAAEVYSLASKTTCFQWLLMFVMTCMFVMVVLLIRIT